A DNA window from Ranitomeya imitator isolate aRanImi1 chromosome 2, aRanImi1.pri, whole genome shotgun sequence contains the following coding sequences:
- the LOC138663404 gene encoding oocyte zinc finger protein XlCOF22-like, with protein MDMDRDKMGERLLHLTLEILFRLTGEDYTVVKKTSSERCQDPVSEGRGRPLSPITGPPPQDINDQKILELTYKMIELLTGEVPIRCQDLTVYFSMEEWEYLEGHKALYKDFMMEVPQPLTSPDLSSKRTTPERCPRPLLPQDCKQEDPNVPQDHQGEDLTHINNTETYVRGDEWCKEEIPTYDYPDDCTKRSEGLLPPSVFKSDDFEIPQDTIEVNAFTPDIPSSLHCKGLSSDHLKQVLSSDSLATTKENQSHKISIKHGNTPKSKKPFSYSEYGNSFLIKKSFLKHPKIHTVEKRFSCSKCVKLFMHKSHLVRHQRSHTGEKPFSCSECGKCFHLKSCLVTHQRTHTGEKPFSCSECGKCFNQKSSLVTHQRTHSGEKPFSCSECGKCFSQKSSLVTHQRTHSGEKPFSCSECGKCFNFKGNFVKHQRTHTGDQPFSCSECEKCFTQKSALVKHQNTHTWKKPFSCSECGKCFNKKWNLRMHQKTHTGEKAFSCSECGKCFNQKSCLVTHQRTHTGEKPFSCSECGKCFNQKSSLVTHQRTHSGEKPFSCSECGKCFNFKGNLVNHQRTHTGDKPFSCSECGKCFNRKANLNSHLRTHTGKMPFPCPECMKCFNLKSDLDMHQRTHSGEKPFSCS; from the exons atggatatggacagagacaagatgggggAGAggttattacacctcaccctagagatcctcttccggcttactggagag gattacacagtagtgaagaagacctctagtgagcgctgtcaggaccctgtgtctgagggacggggaagacccctgagcccaatcactggGCCTCCACctcaggacatcaatgaccagaagatcctagaactcacctacaagatgattgagctgctgactggagag gttcctataaggtgtcaggatctcacagtctatttctccatggaggagtgggagtatttagaaggacacaaagcctTGTACAAGGacttcatgatggaggttccccagcccctcacatcaccag atctatccagtaagaggacaacaccagagagatgtccccgtcctcttcttccacaggactgtaaacaagaagatcccaatgttcctcaggatcatcag ggtgaagatctgacccatattaataatacagagacatatgtgaggggtgatgagtggtgtaaagaggagattcctacatatgactacccag atgactgtaccaagaGATCAGAGGGACTGCTGCCACCTtcagtttttaaatcagatgattttgagatcccacaggatacaattgaagtgaatgcctttactccagatataccatcatcccttcactgcAAAGGTCTCTCATCTGATcatttgaaacaggtcctgtcttctgattcattagcgACAACTAAGGAAAATcagagtcacaaaataagcattaaacatGGAAATACTCCTAaatcaaagaagccattttcatattCAGAATATGGAAACAGTTTTCTCATCAAAAAGTCTTTCCTTAAACATCCAAAAATTCACACGGTGGAgaaaagattttcttgttccaagtgtgttaAATTATTTATGcacaaatcacatcttgttagacaccaaagaagtcacacaggggagaagcctttttcatgttcagaatgtgggaaatgttttcatcTGAAATCGTGTCtggttacgcaccagagaacccacacaggggagaagcctttttcctgttcagaatgtgggaaatgttttaatcagaaatcgtctctggttacgcaccagagaacccactctggggagaagcctttttcctgttcagaatgtgggaaatgttttagtcagAAATCATCTCTGGTTACCCACCAGAGAACACActctggggagaagcctttttcctgttcagaatgtgggaaatgttttaactttaaagggaattttgttaaacaccaaagaacccacacaggggatcaacctttttcatgttcagaatgtgagaaatgttttacacagaaatcagctTTGGTTAAACACCAGAACACTCACACatggaagaagcctttttcctgttcagaatgtgggaaatgttttaacaaaaaaTGGAATCTTCGTATGCACcaaaaaacccacacaggggagaaggctttttcatgttcagaatgtgggaaatgttttaatcagaaatcgtgtctggttacgcaccagagaacccacacaggggagaagcctttttcctgttcagaatgtgggaaatgttttaatcagaaatcgtctctggttacgcaccagagaacccactccggggagaagcctttttcctgttcagaatgtgggaaatgttttaactttaaagggaatcttgttaaccaccaaagaacccacacaggggataaACCTTTTTCATgctccgaatgtgggaaatgttttaaccggaaagcaaATCTTAATAGCCACCTgagaacccacacagggaagaTGCCTTTTCCATGTCCAGAATGTATGAAATGTTTTAATCTGAAATCAGATTTGGATATGCACCAGAGAACAcactcaggggagaagcctttttcatgttcataa